A window of Macrococcus sp. 19Msa1099 genomic DNA:
TTGTTATGCTTATGACCGTCCCGACAGGCGTTACAAGTCTGATCTGGATAAGTATTGGTAGAGGAGATGTCGCACTTGGCATCGCTGTGATATTGCTGGACACATTATTAGCACCAGTCATCATCCCTTTCGTGCTGCATCTGGTGTCCGGGACGACAGTTGAGATTGATACATTCAGTCTCGTTATTGGATTGATATTCATGATTGTTGTACCTACAATCATTGCGATACTCTTGAACGAACTCACAAAGGGTAAGTTTCCGGACTGGATCGGCAATCGTTTAAGTCCATTTTCTAAAATGGCACTTTTCCTTATTGTATTGATTAACGGAAGCGCGATTGGTCCTTATGTGAAAGATATGAATCTTGAGTTACTGAAGATTATTGCGGTTGTATTTGTTATCGTGGTTATAGGTTACATCATTGCAGTAGGATCTAGCTACTTTATGCAGCATAGCTATGCACGTCATGTGTCGATGACCTTTTTAGGGGGGATGAGAAATATCTCTACCGGTGTCATAGTTGCAACAACATACTTTCCACCAAAGGTTGCAATGCCAGTGGCTTTTGGTATGCTGTTTCAACAGTTATTTGCAAGTATCGTCAGCACACAGCTAGAAAAGAGACATCCTGGAGAAAACTAAAATTTAATTTTTCGACGGAATTATTAAAGAATTGCAGAAAATACTGTGATTCTTTTTATTTTTGCAGGAAATAATTGAAAAACTGCAGAAGCTTTGATTTTACTCGATTTGCGTTGAAAAAAATTACGTATTATATTGAATTTGAGGTGATATTTTTGATAAAAAAGGTTCACAAACCGAGTACAGTACAAGCGTATTTATATGAATTAGAAAATCGAGTACATATGGAGCTAGACGACTATTATAAATTTGTGAAATATAAGAAAGGCTTTGAAGGTGAACTCAGGTTCTTTGAAATGATTGAACATCTAGAAGGAGAATATATCATAATATGGGATATTAATATCGTGAAACCTGTACGCGTGCAATTCGATTTCATTATTATTACGGCAAATAACATATTGCACTTTGATATCAAAAATTATAGTGGTAATTATCGTTATCAGAACAACCGGTTAATGAGTGAACAAGGTAAGACGGATAAAGATATCTTTATACAGTTAGACAATGCAGATTCCTATTTAAAACAGCTCATTGCAAAGTACGAGATGCCTCAAAAACTGATCAGTAAAATTATATTTATCAATGAAGATTTCAATTTAACAGGCTTTAGTGGAAAAGACTATGTAATGTTCTCGCACGAACTTGAACCAGTGTTTAATTACTTAAAGTCATGTAAAGGAATCACACAGCAAATGATCAACCTCGCAGATGCACTTATAAAGCTTCATGACAATGAAGGTGTTGACAACCGAATTCATTATTACAATCTTGAAGATTTAAAGTTAGGCCTGCGCTGCCCGAAATGCAGGAAGATGGAGATGAGCAGAATTCGAAGGAAGACTTATTTTAAATGTAGTTGCGGAAATAAATTGAAAAACGAAAATGCAGTATTACAAGCTTACGAAGTATTAGCTTTGTTTGGTAAGGATAAAGTGAAAAGAAAAGATATTGTAGATTTTACTGGTTTATCAAATCGTACGGTAACGAGATTGATGAATCAGCATTTCTATAAACATTCACATTACAGAGGTACTTACTATAAGAAAGGTGAACAAATTAATATTTAGATAGATTTGATTGCAAGTTGGCCCGTAAATTAAAAACATGGGCCAAAATCAGGACCGAGGTGAGAGGAAGTGAAGCAAGATGGCTCATAAAAAATAAACATGAGCCAAGATGAAGACCGAGGTGAGAGAAAATTAAGCAAGTTGGCTCATAAAAAATAAACATGAGCCAAGATTAGGACCGAGGTGAGAGGAAATGAAGCAAGTTGGCTCATAAAAAATAAACATGGGCCAAGATGAGCAGCGAGACGAGGGAAAGTGAAGCAAGTTGGCTCATAAAAATAAAACATGAGCCAAGATGAGCAGCGAGACGAGAGGAAGTGAAGCAAGTTGGCTCATAAAAATAAAACATGAGCCAAGATGAAGACCGAGACGAGGGGAAGTGAAGCAAGTTGGCTCATAAAAATAAAACATGGGCCAAGATGAGGGGCGAGACGAGTGGAAGTGGATCAAGATGGCCCGTAAATTAAAAACACGAGCCATCTCGCTAGTAATCAGGCGAAAGTATATTACAAGACCTAAAAAACACCTCATCCACAATGGATGAGGTGTGCATCATATCATTCAGCGTATTACTGATAGATACCTTTGGCTTTATCTGAGTAATCGATATAAATATTTTTTACTTGTTGGTAGTGACGTAACGTATCTTTGTAAGTTTCGCGTCCGATACCTGATTTCTTGTAACCACCGAATGGAGATCCTGCTGGAATCTGGTTGTATGTGTTGATCCAGATTCGACCAGTGTCTATTGCATTAGCAACTTGCAATGCATCATTTAAGTTTGCTGTGAAGATACCGCCAGCTAAACCATATTCTGAATCATTCGCTTTCTCGATAACTTCTTCTTTTGTTTTAAATTTAGATACCAATACGACTGGCCCAAAGATTTCTTCTTGAACTAAACGTGATTTGTTATCTTCAAATTCAACGATTGTCGGTGGGAAGAAGAATCCTTTATCACGTCCATTATCCATTAAGCGTTTTCCGCCAGTAACGATATTAAGTCCTTCTTCTTTAGCAATTTCGATATATTCTTCAATCTTATCGATTTGTGCCTGTCCTGTTTGTGAACCATAATGATTATTTTCATCCATAGGGTCACCTACACGTACTTTTTCAAAAGCATCTTTAAGTTTGGCTACAAACTCATCATAGATACCTTCTTGAACGTATAGTCGGCTACCTGCTGAACAAACTTCTCCTTGGTTAAATAAAATACCGAGTTGTGCACCTTCAATTGCTTGCTCAATATTTGCATCATCGAAGATAATGTTCGCACTTTTACCTCCAAGCTCTAAAGTCGCTGGAACGATACGTTTTGCTGCAGCTTCTGCAACACCGTAACCGACTTCAGTAGAACCTGTAAATGATACTTTTGCTACATCTTCATGATTGAAGATTGCGTTACCTGACTCCGAACCTTTACCTGTTAAAACATTTAATACCCCTTTAGGTAAGATGTCCTGAACAATTTCAGCAAACTTCAGTAATGATAACGGTGTTGATGATGATGGTTGAATAACAACGGCATTACCAGCAGCAAGCGCAGGTGCTAACTTCCAAGAAGCCAGTAGCATTGGGAAGTTCCATGCAACAACTGCACCTACTACACCGATGGGTTCGTGTTTAATAATACTGATGACATCTGCATCTACTTCTTTATTTGTTCCTTCATCAGCAAGTATGACACCTGCAAAATATCGGAAATGTTCAATTGCCATTGGAATATCAATATTTAATGATTCACGTATGGCTTTACCACTATTTAATGATTCAATTTTAGCAAGTTCTTCACGATGTTCTTCCATTTTGTCTGCAATTTGATTTAATAGTTTTGCTTTTTCGTTGTGAGAAGTGTGGCGCCATGTTTTAAAAGCTTCCTCAGCTGATTTCACAGCTACATCTACATCTTCTTCTGTTGCTTTTGCAATCTTAGCTAATACTTCTCCTGTGGCTGGATTTGTTACATTTAAGGTTTCTCCTGCAGCACTATCTTTAAATTCACCATTAATAAATAATCCATATTGTTCTTTTAATAAGTTACTCATGATCTTCCTCCTAATAGTAAAATCGTATTGCTCCTATTTATTGTACATCTGTACGCTCTTCATAAGCAATAGAATTGCTTATATATTCAGAAGATTTTGCAAATACTCTGTATATACAACAAATAGATCGATTTTCTCAAATATTATATTTCAATGCTGTAATATTTTTGGATAATACTTACAATTACTATTTTCAAATATTAGTTGCAATCATTGATACGACAATATTTATTAAGGAGATGAATTTATTACAGCTATATATAAAATATATCACTTAAGTAACAAATCATTAACAATGCTCAAAATCATGTTTAAACGTGATATAGTATTTTCAGTGCTCAAGAGCGCAGTAAAAATTAAAAACTAATCTAAAACTATTTTAATATAACGATTATATTACACGGAGGAATTTTAAATATGAAAAAGACAGCATTAACTTTAACAACACTTGCAACATTATCGACATTAGGTACAACTCAAGCTGATGCATCGGCGTACGGTAGAACAGATGTTGCTCAAACTTCATCTTCAGTAAGTTCAATTGATTCAAGTGCATATAACTATACATATAATAATGATGGTTCTTACGCTTATACTTATAACTACGACGCACCTACTTCAGTAGTTGCACAAACAGCTACACAAACAGCTACACAAACAGTTGCACAAACAGCAGCACCTGTAGTGTCACAAACTTCTACAACTTCAGAAGTGAAGAAAGCTCCTGCAACAACGGCAGTTAGCGGAAATGTTGCATCAGTAGCATTAAGTGTTGCAGCTGGTAAATCTTATGTATATGGTGCGAACTCTGCTTCAGCAGTAGATTGTTCATCATTTGCACAACAAGTATTAGCAGCAATGGGGAAATCAATTCCTCGTACTACTTATGCACAAGCTGCAGTAGGTACACAAGTATCAGCACCACAACCAGGTGACTTAGTATTCTTCAACAACTACAGCCACGTTGGTGTATATATCGGTGGAGGACAAATGGTAGATGCATTAAACCCTTCTGAAGGTATCGGACAACGTTCAGTAAGCTATGTTAGTGGACATGTAGACGGATACTACCGTTTCTAAGATTAAACGTGTTATGGCACAGTGCAGTTGCACTGTGCCTTTTTTATATTTAACTTTATTAATTCTATGTCGTATATTACAATCAAATAAATATGGTGCGGGAGGCGATATAATTGTGGGAATATAAGAAATTTGAAGCATTAACACACGATGAAATTTTTCAGATCTTTAAACTTAGAATAGATACATTTGTAGTTGAACAGCAATGCTTTTATCCAGATATTGATGAAAGAGATTTAACTTGCATCCATTACTTCACTAAAGAAGATGATAAGATAGCGGCATATGCTAGAATTATCGTTGACGGACAAACGGTGAAACTGGGTAGAGTAATTGTGAATCCACAGTTTCGTGGTAGAGGATTAGCGAGAACACTTATCCAAAAAGGACTTGATTATATAAAAGATAATTATCCGGATAAAAATATTTCCTTAAGTGCACAAGCTCATCTAAAGGATTTCTATAGCAGTTTTAATCTATCACCAGTATCTGATATTTATTTTGAAGATCTAATCCCCCATATAGATATGGCGCGTAAACCTTATGCAATAGATACACAACTGGAAGGATGAATGATTTGAAAGTTTATATAAGTTGTTTTCTCGTGCAGGATATCGAATTTATTATAGCTTCTGATGAATGTGGTGTCATTTATTTAGCGAACGAAGATACACATGAATATGTCAATCGCCATATTGAACGATTCTTCAGTCAAGCGACAAAAGTTACTGGCTATGAAGCTGACCAGTACCATACGCATTATATTGAAGAGCTGAATCTTTATTTTGCGGGCAAGAAGCAGCAGTTAGAATGGCCGCTTAATCTTGCAGGGACAGACTTTCAAAAGTCTGTGTGGCAGACGCTGCTTACGATTCCATACGGTGAAACACGATCGTATAGCGATATTGCATTGCAATCGGGTAATATGAAAGCTGTCCGTGCGGTAGGAGGTGCTATTGGTGCAAATCCCGTGATGATCGTTGTGCCTTGTCACCGTGTTATCGGCAAGGATGGAACGTTGACAGGATTTAGTGGTGGCTTAGATTTGAAGGATAAATTATTAAATATAGAGAAAATACAATTATAAAAATTAAAGGAGTAAGCTAATGACAATACCAGCATGTCCCAAATGTAATTCAGAATATACTTATGAAGATGGTTTAAACTATGTATGTCCAATGTGTGCACATGAGTGGCCGCAGCAAGAAATCATTGAAGAGATAATCGTAAGAGATGCGAACGGTAATATTTTAAGTGATGGGGACAGTGTAACAGTAATTAAAGACTTAAAGGTTAAAGGAAGCTCCTCTGTGATTAAACAAGGAACGAAAGTAAAGAACATTAAACTAGTTGATCCTGATAATGGACATGACATTGACTGTAAGATAGATGGATTTGGTCAAATGAGCCTTAAAAGTGAGTTCGTAAAAAAATTATGACAAAACGTATAGAAAGTATCGATATTATGCGTGGAATCAGTGTCATGGGGATTTTATTTATGAATATCGTTGGTTTTCATATGAATGAAGTTTTTACGAATCCTCTAGATCACTTTCAGCTGCCTTTAGATAGAATGCTATATTACCTTGATATGTTATTCGTGCACAATTCATTCTATCCTATTTTTTCATTTTTATTTGGGTTTGGCCTCGCTATTATGGCAACGAATATTAAGCAGCGCGGTGGAAATTTTATTCCGGTATTGTATAGAAGGGTATTCGCACTACTTGCGTTTGGCTATATTCATGGATTACTGATCTTTTATGGGGATATATTAAATGTATATGCAGTGCTCGGCATGATTGCAATCCTCTTCTTACTTATGCCGAATATCGTCAGTCTGATTGTTGCGCTCATGATATCTGTCATTTTTCTGCTGATAAATTTGATGGTTATCATTACTGTAATACTCTCACCAGATGCAATTCCTTCTGCATCTTCCAACAATGCTGCACAGCGCTGGATACAAGTGATGCAAAGCGGAGACTTCAGTCAAATACTCGCGCTGAACCAGCAATTCTTTCTGGAGAATTTCACGGCATTAAGTTTAACTGGGATATTTGGTTATGGAATTTCGGTTCTGCCTTTTATCTTATTTGGAATGTATGCGATGCGTGCTGATATGATTGGCGCTATACTTAAACATAAACGTATGATGATGATAACGGCAGCAGTATCCCTTGCCCTAGGATTACTGATTAAATATTATGTCATCTATGCACATCTGGATATGTATTCGGCTCAGTCGTTCATATTCTATGGTGGTACATTAGTAGCAGTTTGTTATTTTATCGTAGTTGTCCTGCTTACAGATAATAAACAGTTCTATAAGATGATGCAGCCATTTTACTATGCGGGTAAGATGAGTTTTTCATTATATATATTGCAGAGTATCTGTATGTTCATCATATTTTATGTGCTACGTTTATATGCGAAGCTGGATCTGTATCAAGTATTCATGATCGCACTGTGTATTATAATTTTTGAACTGGTCATTGCTACATATTATATGAAAAGACATAAATATGGACCATTAGAATGGGTATGGAGGAAAATTACATACTTAAAATGAAGGCTTAAGCGATAGGAAATAAGGTGATATTATGGTACAATGCTAATCGAAAAGGTGGTGTATCAAATGCATAATATACAGGAACGCTTAGCTGAATCCATACTTAGCGGAAATTTTCATATTGCTGAAGATATAATGAATCAGACAGACTTTCTAGAGTTTGAAGAAATATTTATTAGTGCATGTCATAAAAGTGAATCTGTGATGTACTATACATTTATATTAGAACAGATGAAAAAAGAGGAGACAGTAGAACTCCATGACTTAGCTTTCTTGTTACTTGTCTATCCGCTTTGTGAAGTTAATGGAGCTTTTCATAGTGCATATTATCATGCTGAACGTGCTGTATATATGACTGATTCTAAAGAAATCAAGAATTTGTTACAGTTGCTCTTCTTGTACACTGTACCGAATCCAGTGCTTTCTGACAGAGAAGCATTTGATACAGCTCAGCAGATATTATCTATTGATTCGAATAATCAGGTCGCGAGAAAATTGATGAAAAAAGCCGCTAAGCAATTAGATCAAGTTGTTATTGATATTAAAGACTTTAATCACTATAAAAACGCCTAGACATATTAGATGTCAGGCGTATTTTTATTGTTCAAGCCATATCTCTATTGGAACGATTATTGGAAAGTTTCCTCTGTCTTCGGATAGCTTTGTAACGAGTGCCGATGCTTTTGCGTACAATGGAAGTGCGAACATGGTTTCATTTGCTTGAATTTCTTGTAATATATTAATTTCGGAATCAGCTTGAATCAGTAATGTAGATTCTATGACTCCATCAACCTGTGTGCCGAAATGACCAAACATAAAGGTGAGTTTAAAATCAAACATATGCGGATCTTCCTGGCTTATTTCATAATCTATTCGATGCATTACAGTAGGTTCTTCAGAATGACTTTCAAAATCACGTACATGTGCTTCGCGTACAAATGTCTGTAAGATTTGTTTGTTAAGTTCCATAATAAGCTCCTTTTATTAAGTTAGTTTCATAATGAAATAAAGTATTGAGAAATGCAAATAATTATCCTTTATAACATAAAGCATATAAAATAAATTTCAAGAGATATTGTTTTTACGTGAAACGTGCTATAAGATGTATAGACAACTATTGTTTTGGAGGAAATATGAAAAAATCTACTATAATCATGATTACATTTTTAATTGGCGCATTCTTTACCTTTTTAAATGAAACCTTACTGAATATCGCCTTGACAAAGATTATGACAGTCTTTCATGTCGATGCACCGACTGTTCAGTGGCTTGCTACTGGATTTATGCTTATCATGGGGGTGCTGATGCCATTATCTGCTACTATAATTCAGTGGTTTACAACACGACAATTATTTATAGGATTGATGTCCGTCTTCCTTATTGGAACATTGGTAGCAGGGTGTGCGATCAATTTCCCTATGCTGCTGGCAGGTAGGATGATTCAGG
This region includes:
- a CDS encoding bile acid:sodium symporter, producing the protein MLERINIVLQKYIAVLTLLSLLCGVIFDGYLKHLIFIVPYIFAFMTFSGSIRMKFRDLRIFLEAKGTILYCMFILHVVMPAISYVIASTLFDDRLLVIGFVMLMTVPTGVTSLIWISIGRGDVALGIAVILLDTLLAPVIIPFVLHLVSGTTVEIDTFSLVIGLIFMIVVPTIIAILLNELTKGKFPDWIGNRLSPFSKMALFLIVLINGSAIGPYVKDMNLELLKIIAVVFVIVVIGYIIAVGSSYFMQHSYARHVSMTFLGGMRNISTGVIVATTYFPPKVAMPVAFGMLFQQLFASIVSTQLEKRHPGEN
- a CDS encoding nuclease-related domain-containing protein, whose protein sequence is MIKKVHKPSTVQAYLYELENRVHMELDDYYKFVKYKKGFEGELRFFEMIEHLEGEYIIIWDINIVKPVRVQFDFIIITANNILHFDIKNYSGNYRYQNNRLMSEQGKTDKDIFIQLDNADSYLKQLIAKYEMPQKLISKIIFINEDFNLTGFSGKDYVMFSHELEPVFNYLKSCKGITQQMINLADALIKLHDNEGVDNRIHYYNLEDLKLGLRCPKCRKMEMSRIRRKTYFKCSCGNKLKNENAVLQAYEVLALFGKDKVKRKDIVDFTGLSNRTVTRLMNQHFYKHSHYRGTYYKKGEQINI
- a CDS encoding aldehyde dehydrogenase family protein translates to MSNLLKEQYGLFINGEFKDSAAGETLNVTNPATGEVLAKIAKATEEDVDVAVKSAEEAFKTWRHTSHNEKAKLLNQIADKMEEHREELAKIESLNSGKAIRESLNIDIPMAIEHFRYFAGVILADEGTNKEVDADVISIIKHEPIGVVGAVVAWNFPMLLASWKLAPALAAGNAVVIQPSSSTPLSLLKFAEIVQDILPKGVLNVLTGKGSESGNAIFNHEDVAKVSFTGSTEVGYGVAEAAAKRIVPATLELGGKSANIIFDDANIEQAIEGAQLGILFNQGEVCSAGSRLYVQEGIYDEFVAKLKDAFEKVRVGDPMDENNHYGSQTGQAQIDKIEEYIEIAKEEGLNIVTGGKRLMDNGRDKGFFFPPTIVEFEDNKSRLVQEEIFGPVVLVSKFKTKEEVIEKANDSEYGLAGGIFTANLNDALQVANAIDTGRIWINTYNQIPAGSPFGGYKKSGIGRETYKDTLRHYQQVKNIYIDYSDKAKGIYQ
- a CDS encoding C40 family peptidase, whose amino-acid sequence is MKKTALTLTTLATLSTLGTTQADASAYGRTDVAQTSSSVSSIDSSAYNYTYNNDGSYAYTYNYDAPTSVVAQTATQTATQTVAQTAAPVVSQTSTTSEVKKAPATTAVSGNVASVALSVAAGKSYVYGANSASAVDCSSFAQQVLAAMGKSIPRTTYAQAAVGTQVSAPQPGDLVFFNNYSHVGVYIGGGQMVDALNPSEGIGQRSVSYVSGHVDGYYRF
- a CDS encoding GNAT family N-acetyltransferase, with translation MWEYKKFEALTHDEIFQIFKLRIDTFVVEQQCFYPDIDERDLTCIHYFTKEDDKIAAYARIIVDGQTVKLGRVIVNPQFRGRGLARTLIQKGLDYIKDNYPDKNISLSAQAHLKDFYSSFNLSPVSDIYFEDLIPHIDMARKPYAIDTQLEG
- a CDS encoding methylated-DNA--[protein]-cysteine S-methyltransferase, whose product is MKVYISCFLVQDIEFIIASDECGVIYLANEDTHEYVNRHIERFFSQATKVTGYEADQYHTHYIEELNLYFAGKKQQLEWPLNLAGTDFQKSVWQTLLTIPYGETRSYSDIALQSGNMKAVRAVGGAIGANPVMIVVPCHRVIGKDGTLTGFSGGLDLKDKLLNIEKIQL
- a CDS encoding zinc ribbon domain-containing protein YjdM, which gives rise to MTIPACPKCNSEYTYEDGLNYVCPMCAHEWPQQEIIEEIIVRDANGNILSDGDSVTVIKDLKVKGSSSVIKQGTKVKNIKLVDPDNGHDIDCKIDGFGQMSLKSEFVKKL
- a CDS encoding DUF418 domain-containing protein, whose amino-acid sequence is MTKRIESIDIMRGISVMGILFMNIVGFHMNEVFTNPLDHFQLPLDRMLYYLDMLFVHNSFYPIFSFLFGFGLAIMATNIKQRGGNFIPVLYRRVFALLAFGYIHGLLIFYGDILNVYAVLGMIAILFLLMPNIVSLIVALMISVIFLLINLMVIITVILSPDAIPSASSNNAAQRWIQVMQSGDFSQILALNQQFFLENFTALSLTGIFGYGISVLPFILFGMYAMRADMIGAILKHKRMMMITAAVSLALGLLIKYYVIYAHLDMYSAQSFIFYGGTLVAVCYFIVVVLLTDNKQFYKMMQPFYYAGKMSFSLYILQSICMFIIFYVLRLYAKLDLYQVFMIALCIIIFELVIATYYMKRHKYGPLEWVWRKITYLK